GAAGCCGCAGACTGGTGTCTGACCGCAGTAAGTGGTAGCGAATGTAGACGGTGTTCTGGTGGTGTGGCAGCAGGATGCGCTTCTCGAGAACCCAACCGCCCAATTCGTAGGTCCAGACGGGCAGTCCGTCTTCGAGCACAAATGTCTTGAGCGGATCAGGCCAGCGATGTTGAACCTCGTGGCCGAACCCGGCGTCGAGGCGCACCCCGGTACGATCCGGCAGTCGCAAATCTTCGGCCAGATGGTTGAACATCACGAACCGCCCCAGCGGCGCAGGCAGCGCCGCGACGAGCAGGGCGTGGTAGCGGCGCGACGGCGCCCCGCACAGGGTACCCGACGCATAACCGCCCAAGCCATTGGTGACGAGCCACTCGCGCGAACCCGCGTCGCCCGCCCGCTCGCGAGACCAGGCAATGCGGCGCAGCGGCGGTGGCCCGGCAGCTTGGCGCATGGTTCGACCTGCTATTCAGGCGCGATTATTTCAGGGGCAAGTCGCAGGAGGACGGTGGTTTCTCCGGGGAAATGCCAGCCGTCGTCGCGCAGCAGCGGTCCCGAACTGCTGCCCCCAAAACGCACGTCGCCGCTGGTGAACACTTGCTCCCAGCGAGTACCCGGCACCGGCGCCAAGAGCGGCTGGGCCGCTGGCCGAAACGCCAGCTCCGTGCCCAGATTGGCCACGACGAGACGGTCTTGCCGATCGCGCGTCAGGTATCGAATCAACACAATGTCTTCGCCAATGACCGCGGTGTGCAGCTCATAGGTCGAGCGATCGCTGAGGATCGGATCCTCGCGACGTAGCCGGAGCAACTCGCGATGCAACTCATACGCCGGGCGATGCGTTTCCCTTTCTCGAAAATCAATCCGGCAGCGCCGCACGACGTCCGGATCGTCCGGCCGATGCAAGAGGCGTTGGGCATCGGCCGTGGCCAGTGAGGGAAACTGCGTGAGAAACTTGGCGCGGCCGTTGGCGACGGCATCACCGTCGACGCCGGCGTGATCGGCGAAGAATAAAAACGGCGACGTCGCCGCGAATTCTTGCCCCTGGAAAAACATGGGCGTCTGCGGTGTCAGGAGCCACAGCGCCGTCATCCCCCGGTACCGGGCCGGATTGGACAACCGCCACAGTCGCTCTCCGGTCAAGTGATTGGAGACCTGGTCGTGATTTTCGAGAAAGCTCACCAGGTGGTGGCGTTCCAGGTCCATGCTGGGCGTTCCGCGCTGCGCCGCCTGCCACTGAGAATATTGCCCTTGATAAATGAATCCATGCTGGAAGGCGGCCGCCAGTTCGCTGGCCGTGCCGCGGAAATCGCTGAAATAGGCCTCGCTCGCGCCGGTCAGTCGCACCCGCGCCGCATGGTGCAAATCGTCGTTCCAGAGATAATCGAGACCATAACCGCTTTCGGCCGCGGGCCGAATGAGCTGCGTGTTCTGGGGCTCGTTTTCGGCCACCATCAACAGTGTGCGTTTGCCCGCGGCGGCCCTGGCCTCCTCGACCACTTCGGCCAGGATGTGCTGGTCCGTCGCGTCATGAATCGACTGGGTCGCATCGAAGCGGAACCCGTCGAGCCGAAACTCCTCGATCCAATACCGCGCGTTCGCGCGGAAGAACTCGCGCACCGGTCCCGACTGCTCATCGTCGAAATTGATCGCGGCAGCCCAGTCGTTCCAGTAGCGATCGGTGTGATACTCGTCGGCATATTCGAGCAGCACGTTGCCAAACGAGCCGAAGTGGTTGTAGACGACGTCGAGGATCACGGTCATGCCGCAACGATGCGCCTGATCGACGAACCTGCGAAAGTCGTCAGGTCGTCCGTACAGCCGCGTCGGTGCGAACTGGAACACGCCGTCGTAGCCCCAGCCGAAGCGTCCGGGAAACTCGGCTACGGGCATGATTTCCAGCACCGTGATACCCAAGTCGGCGAGCTCGGCCAATTGCGCCTCCGCGCCGGCCCAGGTGCCGTCCGGGCTGAAGGTGCCCAGGTGCAATTCGTACATCACCTGTCTGTCGAGCGCCAACGGCTGAGGCGAAGACGAACGCCACTTGAATGCGTGTGGATCGATGATTTCTGAGAGCCCCGCACAGCCTTGGGGTTGAAAACGGCTGGCCGGATCAGGCCGCAAGTCGCCGCTGCCGTCAAGTCGAAACCCATACAACATCCCTGGGGCCGCTGGCACCGCGCCGGCAAAATACCCGCGAGGCTCCGGCGTCAACTCGCAAAGGCGCACATCGCTTTGCGCGCCGTCGGCCGTAGGCATCACGCCCACCTCGACGCGTTTGCGCTTCGGGGCCCAGACGCGAAAATGGACCAGGCCGCCGGGCTGAACTTCCGCACCCACGGGGAGCCGTCGTGGCATCTGGACGGTCGTCGTCGTACTTTTCACTCCGATCCCCCCCTGCGCTGAATTGGTGCTGCATGGCGCGCGAGTCGCTGAGCGATTGCGCGCGTCAAGGGCAAATGCTCCATCTCTGCCAGGTCGACCGGTAGTCGGCGCCGCCAATTGGACAAGGTCGTCGCCCCAGGCAGGTTAGGCCGTTGCGCAGCGCCGACCGCATCCTCGAGCGACACCATGACAATCTCGGACTCGACTTCGGCCAGATAGTCGTAGGCCGCCGTAATCACGGCCGGCAGGCTGGCATCTTCCCTGAGCTGCAGACGCGTCTGCAGCTGCTTGCGCATCCTGCGCAGCGGCTCTTCATCGATCTCGAATCCCGCTTCGCGCTGAGCGACCGCGTCCTGGCCGGTCCACACACCGGCAATCGTCGGCAGATCATGGGTGCTAATGGCCGCCAACGACGCGGGTTTGAAAGCCGCGCGATCCTCGTCGAACCAGAATACCCGATAGCCAAGTATGCCGCGCGCCTCGAGTTGCGCGCGGAAACTCGGATCGACGGTGCCCAGGTCCTCGCCGACAATCCACGCTCCGGCCCTGTGGCTTTCGAGCGCCAAAATGCTGGCCATCGCTTCGAAGGGATACTGCACATAGGCACCCTTGGCCGCCGAGCAGCCGTCGGGGACCCAGAATAGCCTCGCCAGCCCCATGACATGGTCGATGCGGAGCCCGCGCGCATGGCGCAACGTAGCGCGCAAGGTGGCAATCCAGGGCGCGAAATCGGCAGCCACGAGTTGTCGCGGAATCCACGGTGCGAGCCCCCAGCACTGCCCCTGCGCCTGAAAGGCATCGGGCGGGGCGCCGATGGATACGTCGCTGGCAACCAGTTCGCGCCACATCCAGGCGTCCGCGCCCCCCGGCGCAAACCCCACGGCCAGGTCCTGGACCAGCCCACACGTCTGCGCCGCCGCGGCAAGCTGCCGGTCCAAGAGCCACTGCAGCCAGGCCTGAAACTCCATTTCGCGCTGCGCCTGATGCTCGGCACAAAAGCGCTCGACCGCCGCGGAGCCAGGAGACTGGTACTCCGAGGGCCAGTGTCGCCAGTCGTTTCCCAATCGCCCGGCGAGTACCTCGAAGCAGGTGAATCGCGCGAGCAGTTCGCCTTGCTCCTGGCGGTATTGCGCGAAGGCCTCGCTTCCTGAGAAGTCGTCGAACATCTTGCGCAGCATGGCCAGCTTGAGCTGCATGACCTGGTCGCGCTCAATCCAATCGGTCGCGGCCAAGGCCAGTCCTTGGGCCGTCGTTTCGGCAAAGTTGGCCGGCAACGATGCAACCTCTGCGACCGCGGCCATGTCGAGATACAACGGATTGCGAAAACAACGACTGCTCGGCGAATAAGGGCTGGGATCTTGCGGCGGCTGCGGCGCCGCCGCTCCCAACGGATTGAGCAGCAGGTAGCGCGCACCCAGGCGACTGGCCACAGCGCCCAGGCGCTGCAGGTCGCCGAAATCGCCACAGCCCCAGTTACCCTGGGATCGCAGGGCGTAGAGCTGCACGGCAAAACCCCAGCCGCGTGATCCGGCCGGCCAGCAGCAGCGCGGTGGATAGACGATCACGGATCGTTGCCGCCGTCCCGAGTCGTCGATCAGCTCGTGGTATCCCAGCGGCAGCCGGGACGTCTGCGCGAGTTGGGCCGGGAGGACTTCGCCATCCTCCAGGCGCAGCCGGCTGTTCGCGGGCAGCTCTGTCAGGGTTCCTTGCTCGATGAAGAGCGGTCCCAGCCTGAGCCGCTCTTCCGGCAGCGCGCCCATGGCGGCGTGCAGGCGCATTTGCGTCTCACGAGCGAGTGGACGATGGATGCCCGATGCATCGGTGTAACTGTCGTAGACTCCCCAGGCGTCAACCGCGGGGGCGGACGTCGATTCGGTGGTGGTCTTCTCAGCGTAGTTCGCGGATGAGCGGGACGAGCCGCGTCCCATGGAAGGGGAGCCCTTTTCGAATTCGGCGGACAGTCAAAGCGGTCAAATCCGATGCGCGTCAGGACTTAGCCAACTCAGGTGTCTGGATTTCGCTTTTACCCCAATTGCGCGGTTGCGCGTAGTGCGAATTCAAGTTTACGTCAACGCGCGGCGCACCGACGGCTGCCAGCTGGCCCGTTGACGGCACGTGACGTTGCTAACGGTGCGCAGCCGGCACGTCAATTGCTATGCTGATGGTATTGCAACCAAGGTGTCCAATCATGATGCATCGGCACGTAAGCGGAAAAGACGTGCAGTCCTTGGTCGAAGCCGTGCTCGAGCGCGTCCGTGTCCGCGCGCCGGCCCCTGGAGCCACCTACCGGCTCCAATTTCATCATGGCATGGACTTTCGTCGGGCGGCGTCGTTGGTGAGCTATCTGCGCGATCTCGGCATCACGCACATCTACGCTTCCCCTTTGCTTCAGGCCCGGCCCGGCACCGCGCATGGTTACGACTTGTGCGACTTCAGCCGATTCGACGAGTCGCTGGGTGGCGATGCGGATTTTCTGCAGTTCGCCCGGACGGTGCGCGGCGCGGGCATGTATCTGATCCTCGATCTGGTGCCAAACCATATGGCCGCCAACTGGGCGAACGCCTGGTGGCGCGACGTGCTCGAAAACGGCCCCAATTCACCACACGCGCAATATTTCGACATCGACTGGGAGCCCGCCAAGCCGGAAATTCGCAACCGGGTACTGTTGCCCGTGTTGGGCAGGCAGTATGGCGACGTGCTCGACAACGGTGAGCTGCAGATCGAGCATTCGGACGGCGAGTTCCGCCTGACGTACTTCGACCATCGGTTTCCGCTGGGCCCCAAGACCACGATCCCGCTGTTGTCGCGCAATCTCGACCGCCTGCTACAGTCGGCCGGCGAGAACAACGAGCACGTGGTCGAATTGCAAAGCATTCTCACGGCGCTGGAGCATCTACCGGCCCAGACCGACATCGCGCCCGAGGCCGTCGCCGAGCGCCAGCGTGAAAAAGAGGTCATCAAGCGGCGTTTGCGAGACTTGGAGGCGGCCAGTCCAGCTGTTGCAGAGCTGATCCGGTCCAACGTCGAGCATGTCAACCAGGCCGGCGAGGGACCGGAGCGTTACGGACTGCTCGACGCGATGCTCAATGAACAGCCCTATCGTCTCTCGCATTGGCGCACGGCGGCCGATGAAATCAATTACCGCCGCTTTTTCGACGTCAACGAACTGGCGGCACTGTGCATGGAACGGCCTGCGGTGTTTTACCAAGCACACCGCCGTGTGATGTCGGAGCTGTCCGAGGGCCACGTCCAGGGCCTTCGCATCGATCACGTCGACGGTCTCTATGCGCCGGAGATCTACCTGTGGCGCCTGCAGTGGTCCTATTTGGCGCGGTTGCTCGAGGCGGAATTCCAGCGCCAGTCCCCGATGCAGCCAGCGGACCATGCCGAAGCCCTGGAGACCGCCGCCCTGCGGACGGAGTTACTGGTTCAGGCTCTGCTGTCACTCTGCACGCGTCTCGAAATTCGGACTCCAGACCCGGACGACCTGGCAGCCGTGTTCGGAGATACGGTCACGCTCGAGGTGTTGACCTCGACGACGCACCTGGCCACGTTGCGCACAACCGACTGCCCGCTTCCCGTGTGGGTCGAAAAGATCTTGGGGCCTCGCGAAATCCTGCCGGAAACCTGGCCGATCTCAGGCACCACGGGCTACGACTTTGTGCAGCAGTGTACGGGCCTGTTCCTCGACGCTGGCGGCTGGAGCGCCCTGAACCAGGCGTTCCGTCGCTGGACCGACGACCCGCGCACATTCGAGCGCGTCGCTCGCGATTCGAAGGCCCTGATCCTGCGCGTGGCGATGGCCAGTGAGCTGCAGATGCTGGCGCAACGTCTGGATCGCATCTCCGAGCAACACCGGCATACCCGCGATTTTACGCTGAACATGCTGCGCTATGCCCTGCGTGAGATCCTGATCGGTTTTCCCGTGTATCGGATTTACCCCGGTGCGGCCGGCGCTTCGCAGCGCGATCACAAGACCGTGAATACGGCCATCGCAACGGCGCGCCGGCGCAATCCCGCGATGGATGCCACAGTGTTCGAGTTCGCGCGCGAAGTATTGCTGCTGCAGAATCTGGCGAGCTTTACCGACGAGCAGCGCCGCGAGCGCGAGTTGTTCGCCGGGCGCTTCCAGCAGGTTACCAGTCCGGTGATGGCCAAAGGCGTCGAGGACACCGCCTTCTACGTGCATGTGCCGCTGGCCGCCGTCAATGAAGTTGGCACCGACCCGCATGACGCGGTCGTTACTACGGCGCAGTTTCACGAAGCCAACGTGCGCCGCCAGCTCGAGCACCCCGGGGCCATGTTGGCCAGCTCGACGCACGATTCGAAGCGGAGCGAGGACGTGCGGGCACGGCTCCAGCTGTTGGCCGAGATGCCCCAACTGTGGCGCAAGCGAGTCCAGCGTTGGTTCCGCCTCAACCGACGCCACTGCGTCGATATCGACGGCCAGTGGGCACCAAGTGCGACCGACGAATATCTGTACTACCAGAGCCTGCTGGGCATCTTGCCGCTCGGCCGTCTCCAGGCGACAGACTGGCGCGATTTGAGCGCGCGGCTCCAGCGTTACATGGAAAAGGCCACTCACGAGGCCAAGCAGCACACCAGTTGGATCAATCCCGACGAACGCTACGACCGTGCCGTGCGCGAATTTGTCGTGCGTACGCTCACGCCGGGTTCCCGAAACGCGTTCCTCGCCGACGTGACAGCTTTTCAAACGTTGCTGGCCCCCTGGGGTATTTACAACTCGATCAGCCAACTCGTCCTCAAGGCCACCACCTCAGGGTTTCCTGATTTCTATCAGGGACAAGAGTGCTGGGACTTCAGCCTGGTCGATCCGGACAATCGGCGGTCGGTCGACTTCGATTACCGTGCAGGGCTGTTGCGAGAGCTGCAATCGGCAAGCGACAGCGCCCCGGGCCTTTCCGCGCTAGCGCAACGCTTGTTCGAAGCACCCACCGACGACCGGCTGAAGCTGTTCGTCGTGTGGCGGCTGTTGGCGTTGCGCCGCTCGAATGCTGAATTGTTCCAGCGCGGAGCATATTTGCCGCTGCTGGTCGAGGGGGCGGCCGCCGAGCATGTCGTGGCGTTTGCCCGGCGCTTGGACGACCAGCTTGTGACGGTCGTCGTCCCACGACTGTTGTTGCGCCGAGCGTTGAGTCTGAACCAGGACGCCATTGCCGCGCCACAAGCGCCAAGATCCGCAGCATTCTGGGGCGACACGGTAATCGACTGCGCGCCGCTGGAATGTTCGGGCCAGCGCCCCGGCCGATGCGCGTTGTCTGGCGAGCGCGTGAACGTCGGCCAGCGGCTCCTCGTTGCCGAGTGCTTCCGCCGGTTTCCGGTTGCCGTGTGGTCGTTTCGCGCAGAGGCCGGCCCCGTTTCCGGGCACTCGTGACCTAGGCTACGAGAGTATCGGTCGAGGGATTGTCGAGGCACAGCAACAGCGACAGGTAGTCGCGCAAATGCCGCGTGAGCAGGAAATGCTCGCGGACAAAGTCGTGGCCGGTCTGGCCCATGCGCTGCCGCTTATCGGCATAGCGGAGCAAGTAGCGAATCCGGTACGCAGCGCCCTCGGGGGAATGCACCAGGAAGCCCGTCTGGTAGTCGTGGACCTGCAAAGTGATGCCGCCACAGGCTCCGCCAATCACCGGACGGCTCTTCCAAAGGGCCTCGGTGACCGTCAGCCCAAACCCTTCTTTGAGCGATTTTTGCAGCACGATGATGGCCGATCGCTGCAGGGCGTTGATTTCCAAATGAGAATCGGGCGGCAAGGAAAGCACGTGCAAATCCGGGTCGTCGCCGGCAATCGCCAGCACTTCGGCCAGCACCTCTGCCCCCTCGGGATCGTCGTCCGCGGGCCCGCCCACGAGGGCCAATTGCAACTCGGGTTGAACGGCCTTGACCAGCCGATAGGCCTCGATCACTCCCAACGGGTCTTTGAACCGATCGAAGCGCGAGACCTGCAATAGCAGCGGACGCTCGGGGTCAATGTTGAATTGCTGCAAGACGGCCAGCCGCTCTTGCTCGGAGATCACACGGTTCTTTTCCGCCAACGGATCAATGGATGGAGGGCATAGGAACATCGGGCGACCGATGGGGCGAGTGAAGGCGGCCATCGAAAAGATCGTCGCCTGATAGTCCGGCACCGCGCCGGCGAGATGCTGCCATACGCCGCGGTGGGGACGTGACGCGTCGATGTGGCACCGCCACAACCAGCGCCCCACCTGGCCGGCAGGCGTGAAACGCGGCAGGTAGATCGGTTGCGGGTCGTGAACGAAAACCACGTCGGCATGCAGGTCGAGCTGCTTGGCGTTGGCCTCGTTCAGTTCGAGATGGAGCTTGAAATCCTTGGGGCGCAAGGTCACCGGCAGCCCTTGCATGCCGTTGTGGAAGGCCTTCGTAACGCGGTAAAAGGCATCGTTCCCGCTGATGATTTCCCAAGCAGCTTCGATGCCCAATTCGTCCATCAGCGGCACCATCCACGACAGGATCTCGGCCACGCCGCCGCCGGCACGCGTCGAGTTGACGTGCACGATGCGCTTTCCCTGCAGGTGCTCGGCCAGACGGCGCAGGCGATCGATTTCGGATCGTCCGACCACCTCGGCATAGCGTTCGAGCGTGCTCATCGAATCAGTCCCACCAAGGCCGCCAGTTCGGGCACGGCGGCGCAAAGGATATCGAATAATTGGCGGCGGAGTTGATTGAGGTTGGAGAAATAGAAATCGATCGTGCGAATCTTGCGCACCAAGTCCTTGTCGGCATCCAGTCGCTCCAGCCAGGCCGAGATATCGTCGACACCCTGGCGCCGATGCGCCTCGTGCACGTGGTAGTACAGGGAACGTAGCGAGATTTTCGGAAGCGCCTCGGCAAACGCGGCCAGCGAACCAAACCGTTCGCCCGTGTCGAAGCAAATGATGCGCGACTCGATGATGTGCAACTCATGACCTGGTCGGCACCAGGGCACGCGCTCCAAGGCCCACAGGCGATTCTCCACCGTATCGACTAACGCGTGGCGCAATTCGTCGACCGTCGGCAGCGCATAGGGGTTGATCAGTCCGAGTTCTTCAGCGAGTTCACGGTCGCCTAGGGCGTCCCAGCACCAACGAGCCAGGTCATTGGGGAACTCGTAAAGATCGAAGTAGTTCTCCAGCGCGCAGCGCATCATGTGATGCCGCAGCACGGCATCGGGCGCGTCGCGCAAGGTCTCGAGAAGTTCGCGAAGATTGGTGCACGAACGGCCCGTCGCCAACCGGGCCAGGCTACAGTCGTGCAAGGCAAAGTCCTGTTCCGACACAGGTGACCTCATGAAGCGGAATTGAATTCACCGTAAGCCACAGCGAACCATGCGCGACGCGCGGCCCTAGGCCCGCGCGTACATATCGCGTTCCACGGTGACTCCTGCCGCGCTCGCGTGGGCTTGAATGGCTTCGAGGCAACCAAGGTGGTCGCCAGGGCGACGAACGAGTCGCGGATTGGCCGTCTCCCACGATTGTTGGCTTTTCTGTGATTAGGAGCAAGCCGCTGCAAGTCCCTCGTTGGACAAGCGTATACCGCGATGCCTCCTGGCCAGCGCCCCCCCCTCGAACAATTCGCGACGCAAGGTTACAAACCCGGCTGCGTGCTTCGTCACAGTTCCAGTCATCGGAGGTGTCATGTTCAAGCCAGATCGCTTGATCACGTTGTGCGATGGCGTCGTGGCGATCGCTATCACCCTGCTCGTGTTGGGGCTCGAAGTGCCCTCGGCTCACAAGGTGACCGACAAAGAGCTGAGCGAATATCTCGTGGAGATGCGGTATCCGTTGCTCGCCTACGCGGTCAGCTTCGTGCTGATCGGCACCTATTGGCTGCAGCACTATGTGCTGTGCCACTACGTCGAGCGCGTCGACCGCGGCTTCATCGCCGTCAACGGCTTGTTTCTGCTGTGCGTCTCCTTCGTCCCGTTCCCCACGGGACTGCAGGCGACCTATCGTCACGACAAGCTGGCAATGCTCTTGTACGGAGCGACCCAGGCGCTGTGCGGGCTTTCGCTACTGGCCATCTGGCTCTACGCGACGACGCGCCAGCGGCTCGTGTCGCCGGACATTTCGCCGGCCGTCGTGCGGAGCATCACCCGGAGGATCCTGATTACACCCCTGGTGAGCCTGATCGCCATCGCGTGTTTACCCATCTCGATGGACGTGAGCCGGTTGTTGTTTCTGGCCATCCCCTTCGCTCAGTTCTCCCATCGCGCAGCCGACGATGGCTGGGCGCAACCTGGCGATGTTGCGGCATCGCCAACCCGGGACGTCACCTGACCCCGCCGCAAATGTCGAGCTCGTGCCAGCAGTGCCAGCGGGTCGCGGCGCGCCCCTCCGGAGGGCATTTCTGAGCCCCCAGGCCGGCGGGTGGGCAATTTTTTCTCGATTGACATATCGAGATATGACGATATATTTGAGTGAAGGAGTTTCCCATGGCGATTCAGAAGACCAAAAAGCAGGCTGCCGCGGAATTGAGCGTCGACGCCTGGATGCAGGCGGCCGAGTGTCTCAAGACGCTGGCCCATCCCCATCGGCTGCGGATGGTGCAAATGTTGCTGCGCAACGCCTACACCGTGGGCGAACTGGCCGAGGCTTGCGGGATCACCAGCCCGATGGCCTCCGAGCACCTGAGGCTGATGCAGCGTTGCGGCCTGCTCGACTCGCGCAAGGAACAGCGTTTCGTCT
This Pirellulales bacterium DNA region includes the following protein-coding sequences:
- the treZ gene encoding malto-oligosyltrehalose trehalohydrolase, with the protein product MPRRLPVGAEVQPGGLVHFRVWAPKRKRVEVGVMPTADGAQSDVRLCELTPEPRGYFAGAVPAAPGMLYGFRLDGSGDLRPDPASRFQPQGCAGLSEIIDPHAFKWRSSSPQPLALDRQVMYELHLGTFSPDGTWAGAEAQLAELADLGITVLEIMPVAEFPGRFGWGYDGVFQFAPTRLYGRPDDFRRFVDQAHRCGMTVILDVVYNHFGSFGNVLLEYADEYHTDRYWNDWAAAINFDDEQSGPVREFFRANARYWIEEFRLDGFRFDATQSIHDATDQHILAEVVEEARAAAGKRTLLMVAENEPQNTQLIRPAAESGYGLDYLWNDDLHHAARVRLTGASEAYFSDFRGTASELAAAFQHGFIYQGQYSQWQAAQRGTPSMDLERHHLVSFLENHDQVSNHLTGERLWRLSNPARYRGMTALWLLTPQTPMFFQGQEFAATSPFLFFADHAGVDGDAVANGRAKFLTQFPSLATADAQRLLHRPDDPDVVRRCRIDFRERETHRPAYELHRELLRLRREDPILSDRSTYELHTAVIGEDIVLIRYLTRDRQDRLVVANLGTELAFRPAAQPLLAPVPGTRWEQVFTSGDVRFGGSSSGPLLRDDGWHFPGETTVLLRLAPEIIAPE
- the malQ gene encoding 4-alpha-glucanotransferase, with the translated sequence MRLHAAMGALPEERLRLGPLFIEQGTLTELPANSRLRLEDGEVLPAQLAQTSRLPLGYHELIDDSGRRQRSVIVYPPRCCWPAGSRGWGFAVQLYALRSQGNWGCGDFGDLQRLGAVASRLGARYLLLNPLGAAAPQPPQDPSPYSPSSRCFRNPLYLDMAAVAEVASLPANFAETTAQGLALAATDWIERDQVMQLKLAMLRKMFDDFSGSEAFAQYRQEQGELLARFTCFEVLAGRLGNDWRHWPSEYQSPGSAAVERFCAEHQAQREMEFQAWLQWLLDRQLAAAAQTCGLVQDLAVGFAPGGADAWMWRELVASDVSIGAPPDAFQAQGQCWGLAPWIPRQLVAADFAPWIATLRATLRHARGLRIDHVMGLARLFWVPDGCSAAKGAYVQYPFEAMASILALESHRAGAWIVGEDLGTVDPSFRAQLEARGILGYRVFWFDEDRAAFKPASLAAISTHDLPTIAGVWTGQDAVAQREAGFEIDEEPLRRMRKQLQTRLQLREDASLPAVITAAYDYLAEVESEIVMVSLEDAVGAAQRPNLPGATTLSNWRRRLPVDLAEMEHLPLTRAIAQRLARHAAPIQRRGGSE
- the treY gene encoding malto-oligosyltrehalose synthase gives rise to the protein MMHRHVSGKDVQSLVEAVLERVRVRAPAPGATYRLQFHHGMDFRRAASLVSYLRDLGITHIYASPLLQARPGTAHGYDLCDFSRFDESLGGDADFLQFARTVRGAGMYLILDLVPNHMAANWANAWWRDVLENGPNSPHAQYFDIDWEPAKPEIRNRVLLPVLGRQYGDVLDNGELQIEHSDGEFRLTYFDHRFPLGPKTTIPLLSRNLDRLLQSAGENNEHVVELQSILTALEHLPAQTDIAPEAVAERQREKEVIKRRLRDLEAASPAVAELIRSNVEHVNQAGEGPERYGLLDAMLNEQPYRLSHWRTAADEINYRRFFDVNELAALCMERPAVFYQAHRRVMSELSEGHVQGLRIDHVDGLYAPEIYLWRLQWSYLARLLEAEFQRQSPMQPADHAEALETAALRTELLVQALLSLCTRLEIRTPDPDDLAAVFGDTVTLEVLTSTTHLATLRTTDCPLPVWVEKILGPREILPETWPISGTTGYDFVQQCTGLFLDAGGWSALNQAFRRWTDDPRTFERVARDSKALILRVAMASELQMLAQRLDRISEQHRHTRDFTLNMLRYALREILIGFPVYRIYPGAAGASQRDHKTVNTAIATARRRNPAMDATVFEFAREVLLLQNLASFTDEQRRERELFAGRFQQVTSPVMAKGVEDTAFYVHVPLAAVNEVGTDPHDAVVTTAQFHEANVRRQLEHPGAMLASSTHDSKRSEDVRARLQLLAEMPQLWRKRVQRWFRLNRRHCVDIDGQWAPSATDEYLYYQSLLGILPLGRLQATDWRDLSARLQRYMEKATHEAKQHTSWINPDERYDRAVREFVVRTLTPGSRNAFLADVTAFQTLLAPWGIYNSISQLVLKATTSGFPDFYQGQECWDFSLVDPDNRRSVDFDYRAGLLRELQSASDSAPGLSALAQRLFEAPTDDRLKLFVVWRLLALRRSNAELFQRGAYLPLLVEGAAAEHVVAFARRLDDQLVTVVVPRLLLRRALSLNQDAIAAPQAPRSAAFWGDTVIDCAPLECSGQRPGRCALSGERVNVGQRLLVAECFRRFPVAVWSFRAEAGPVSGHS
- a CDS encoding glycosyltransferase, coding for MSTLERYAEVVGRSEIDRLRRLAEHLQGKRIVHVNSTRAGGGVAEILSWMVPLMDELGIEAAWEIISGNDAFYRVTKAFHNGMQGLPVTLRPKDFKLHLELNEANAKQLDLHADVVFVHDPQPIYLPRFTPAGQVGRWLWRCHIDASRPHRGVWQHLAGAVPDYQATIFSMAAFTRPIGRPMFLCPPSIDPLAEKNRVISEQERLAVLQQFNIDPERPLLLQVSRFDRFKDPLGVIEAYRLVKAVQPELQLALVGGPADDDPEGAEVLAEVLAIAGDDPDLHVLSLPPDSHLEINALQRSAIIVLQKSLKEGFGLTVTEALWKSRPVIGGACGGITLQVHDYQTGFLVHSPEGAAYRIRYLLRYADKRQRMGQTGHDFVREHFLLTRHLRDYLSLLLCLDNPSTDTLVA
- a CDS encoding DUF1211 domain-containing protein, coding for MFKPDRLITLCDGVVAIAITLLVLGLEVPSAHKVTDKELSEYLVEMRYPLLAYAVSFVLIGTYWLQHYVLCHYVERVDRGFIAVNGLFLLCVSFVPFPTGLQATYRHDKLAMLLYGATQALCGLSLLAIWLYATTRQRLVSPDISPAVVRSITRRILITPLVSLIAIACLPISMDVSRLLFLAIPFAQFSHRAADDGWAQPGDVAASPTRDVT
- a CDS encoding metalloregulator ArsR/SmtB family transcription factor codes for the protein MAIQKTKKQAAAELSVDAWMQAAECLKTLAHPHRLRMVQMLLRNAYTVGELAEACGITSPMASEHLRLMQRCGLLDSRKEQRFVYYRIVEPHLGELMSCIEGRFGKG